The Priestia megaterium NBRC 15308 = ATCC 14581 region AAAATAAAAATAAGTACATATGAAAACACATTAACGGTTAAACTTTTGAGTGTGAGCATACGTCCGCGCGTAGCATTTTCGCGCTCACTCATTTTTTCAAAGGAACGTTCAATAACTTTTTTACCAATTGCTCGTACAAGTAAAAACACAATGGTAATGGCAATGAGTTTTAACACAATAACTCCAGCATTGGTAAGAAGCTGTTCCCAGTTGATGTCTTGCATCTTAAACATTAATTGTTCATCCTTCCTATGTTCTGTTTCAATATTAATAAGTGGGAATTTATTCTCTGGAAAATATTTTGTAAGAGTATGAGCACATTTGTTTATTCCCGATATTAGACATGCTAAACTGAGAAGGTAAATAAATGCAACCCTTTTATAGCATTTTTTTGCTGAAGTCAGGGTTTAATTTGCCCTAAAGGCGGGCATAACAACTATATTGCCATTATAAGGTGTTGTTTAAATTAATTCTTAATTAATATTGACTAAAAAAACAATATCCATTATAATGAAAACCGTTATAACAGTACATAAGTGAGAATGTTTTATACATTTTCTCATTTAATAATTATTTGGAGGGATCATGTATGCCAGAACGTATGGTAGGTAAACAAGCTCCACGCTTTGAAATGGAAGCTGTATTATCAAACAAAGAATTCGGTAAAGTTAGCTTAGAAGAAAATATTAAAAATGACAAATGGACAGTATTATTCTTCTATCCAATGGACTTTACATTTGTATGTCCAACAGAAATCACTGCACTTTCTGACCGTTATGATGAGTTTGAAGATCTTGACGCAGAAGTAATCGGTGTTTCTACAGACACAATCCATACACACTTAGCTTGGATCAACACTGATCGTAAAGATAATGGTTTAGGTGATCTTAAATATCCATTAGCAGCTGATACAAATCACGTTGTTTCTCGTGAGTACGGCGTTTTAATTGAAGAAGAAGGTGTAGCACTTCGCGGTTTATACATCATCAGCCCAGAAGGCGAATTACAATATTCAGTTGTAAACCACAACAATATTGGCCGTGACGTTGATGAAACTTTACGTGTTCTTCAAGCGTTACAAACTGGCGGACTTTGCCCAGCTAACTGGAAACCAGGTCAAGCTACTTTAAACGCGTAAGCACAACGTTTAAAAGGTCTAACGTCCACGTTAGGCCTTTTTTTCATCGGATAATAAAGAACATATAGTTAATAATAGTGAAAATAAGGGAGGCTTTTATTCATGAAATTACGTCAGCCAATGCCTGAGTTAACGGGCGCTACAGAATGGTTAAACGGAGAGGTTACAAAAGAGCAGCTAATCGGCGAAAAGCCAACGCTTATTCATTTTTGGTCAGTAAGCTGTCATTTATGTAAAGAAGCAATGCCTCAAGTAAATGAATTTCGCGACCAGTACAAAGATCAATTAAACGTAGTAGCAGTTCATATGCCGCGCTCTGAAGATGATTTAGACTTATCAAAGATTAAAGAAGTAGCAGCAGAACATGATATTACGCAGCCAATTTTTGTAGACAGTGAGCATAAATTAACGGATGCATTTGAAAATCAATATGTACCGGCATATTATGTATTTGACAAAACAGGTCAACTACGCCACTTCCAAGCTGGTGGAAGCGGTATGAAAATGCTTGAAAAGCGCGTGAATCGTGTATTAGGCGAGAACGAATAAATACAGGCAGTTGTAACAGGTGAAAAGCATTCGATGCTTAGTAGAACTTGCATCGAATGTTTTTCTTTTTTGTGTGTAGGAAGTAACTGATAAAGGAAATATAAAAATGTGGATTTTTTCTTGTGAGTTTACACCATACTAACACTAACAACATGATACGAAACTTACTATTGGAGGTAATTTACATATGAAATTAGGTATGATTGGCTTAGGGAAAATGGGAGCAAACTTAGTATTGAATTTACTAGATCATAACCATTCTGTGGTAGCATTCGATGTAAACAACGAAGCCGTACAGAAAGTAGCAGAAAAGGGAGCAGAAGGTGCTTCTTCCATTAAAGAATTAGTGAGCAAATTAGAAAAACCACGCATTGCTTGGGTAATGGTTCCAGCTGGGGAGCTCACAGAAAAAGTAATTTCTGAGCTCCAAGAACTATTTGAAGAAGGAGATATGATTATTGAAGGCGGTAATTCCAAGTATAAAGATTCTGTACGACGTGCTGCAGCTTCTGCTGAAAAAGGAATTCACTACTTTGATGTTGGAACAAGCGGCGGAATGGAAGGTGCCCGAAACGGCGCTTGTATGATGATTGGGGGAGATAAAGAAGCATTTGCTACAATCGAACCTATTTTCCGCGACATCAACGTAGAAAACGGCTATCTCTATTCAGGTGCAGCAGGAAGCGGCCACTTCTTGAAAATGGTCCATAACGGAATTGAGTACGGCATGATGCAAGCAATTGCTGAAGGTTTTGATGTGTTAGAGAAAAGTGAATTTGACTATGACTATGAAGCTGTAGCCCGCGTATGGAATAATGGCTCTGTTATTCGCTCATGGTTAATCGAATTAATGGAACGTGCATTTTCAAAAGATGCAAAACTGGACAGTATTAAAGGAGTTATGCATTCTTCCGGTGAAGGAAAATGGACGGTTGAATCCGCTCTAGATTTACAAGTGCCAACGCCAGTTATTGCTCTATCGTTAATGATGCGCTATCGCTCACTTGAAGACGATACGTTTACAGGTAAAGTAGTTGCCGCTCTTCGCAATGAGTTCGGCGGACACGCAGTAGAAAAACAATAAAAAAACAGGCTGGAACAAACGTATTTTAGACGAATTGAAAAACGAACCATTGATCAACATGTTTGATTAGTGGTTCGTTTTTTTGTTATGGTGGATAGTTTCGTCTGTGTAGATCTTTCTAGCAGTTCAACTCATGTATTCCATTTGTTCGTCTTTAGATTGAATTCATTTAGTTATATCCGAGCCTCTTTTTTATGACTATTTACCTTTTTTTGAAAAATTATCTAAAAATTATGGTAATTTATTTCGGAAACCGATATATTTAAATATGTGTGCCGCATTTTAGCTAAAGGAAGGACGGGGTATATGGAAACGTTTAAAAAACTAAAAGATTTTTATTTGCCGTACCGAATGTACTTTTTTTATTCTGCTATTTGCTTGTTGTTTGTAACCTCCATCACTGTGATTTACCCTATTGTGCTGCAATATACGATTGATCATATTGTGTTAGGAAAACAATATCAGCTAGTCGATAATGTAGCATTTATTTTTATTGGGCTAATGATTGTCAAAGGAATCTTTACATATATTCAGCAATATTACGGCGACTTATTTGGAATTAAGTCCGTGTATACTCTTCGCAATAAACTTTACCGCAAACTTCAGTATTTACCGTTTTCTTACTATGACAATGCTAAAACAGGGGACTTGATGTCCAGATTGACAGCTGATGTAGAAGGATTTCGTTTTTTTCTATCTTTTGGATTCTCAGAATTAATTCGCTTCGTTATTTTACTTACTGCCAGCTTTTTCGTTATGTTCTATTACTCTATTTCACTCACTCTCGTCACAATCTGCCTGCTGCCTTTTTTGGGGGTAGCTGTTTATCGCTTTGATAAACGCGTTCATCCAGCGTTTCGCTTAATTCGCCAAGCGTTTGGGGAACTTAATACAAATGTTCAAGAAAATATAAGCGGCATACAAACGGTCAAGTCATTATCAAGAGAAAAATTTCAAACATCTAAATTTAACGAGTCCAACGGAGTTTATAAAAATCGAAACATTGAAACCGCGAATGTGTGGGCAACTTATTTCCCCTTAATGGAGTTTATAGGAAACTTATCTATTGTTGGTCTCCTTGCGTACGGAGGAGCGCTTGTTATGAACGGAAGCGTACGTCCGGGAGAGCTTGTTGCTTTCTTTAGCTTAACCTCTTATTTAATGTGGCCTATTATGAATCTAGGGTTTGTTATCAATATGTTTTCACAGTCTAAAGCTTCAGGTGAAAGGCTGCTAGAAATTTTAGAAGAAGAAGAAAAAGTCCATGAGCATGCCGGAAGTTTCTCTATTAATGGAACGGTCGAGTTTCAACATGTTAGCTTATCCTATCCAAACGAAGAAAAAAAGTCGCTTGAGAACATATCTTTTTCTGCTTCTAAAGGAAAAGTAGTAGGTTTAATCGGAGCAACTGGAGCCGGCAAAACAAGCTTAACCCAGCTGCTCACGAGGTTTTACGAACCGACTTCAGGACAAATCTTAGTTAACCATCGTCCGATTAAAGAGTATCCACTTCCTGTTCTTCGAAAAGAAATTGGCTTTGTACTTCAAGAAACCTTTTTGTTCTCAAGCAGTATAGGAACCAACATTTCCTATGGCGTGCCGGGTATTTCTAGAGAAGACATTATTGATGCTGCAAAACGAGCGCAGGCGCATGAATTTATTATGGAGCTTCCGGATGGGTATGACACGATGCTGGGAGAGAGAGGACTGGGGTTATCAGGCGGACAAAAGCAGCGCATTGCAATTGCACGAGCGCTTATCTTAAACCCTAGCATCTTAGTATTAGATGATGCCACGAGTGCTGTTGATATGAAAACAGAAAGAGAAATTCAATTGGCTTTAAAAGAAGTGATGAAAAATCGTACTACGTTTATTATCGCACACCGCCTTTCTTCTTTGCGACATGCCGATGAAATCTTAGTCTTGCATGAAGGTCAAATAAAAGAGAGAGGAAGCCATAAAACGCTCATTCAAAAGGAAGGGATTTATAAAAATATTTATGACATTCAATATGAAAGCAATACGTCAGTGATGAACGTATAACAAGGGAGGAATAGAATGGAAGCCGGAAAAAATAAAGTTGTGCGAGAGCGCTTTTATTATCAAACAGATCAAATCATTGATAAGATGTTTAACTGGAAGCAAATGGCCCGCTTGTTTCGTTATCTTCATCCATATCGAAAAAACTTGCTTCCTTTCTCGTTTCTTATGGTCATTATCACAACGGTCATTAGACTCGCTATTCCTATTTTGATAGGTGTATATACGCTTGATCATGCTGTAAAAGATAAAAATAGCACGCTGCTCATGCAGTTAGTTTTCATAATCTTTAGCTTGTATGTACTATCTTATATTTCGAATATCTTTCGAATTAAATGGATGAACCAACTCGGGCAGCACGTTATATATGATTTAAGAAAACATTTATTTACGCATATTCAAGGGCTGTCGCACCGGTTTTTTGATACGCGTTCAGGAGGCTCTATTCTTGTAAGGATCATGAATGATATTAACTCTCTTCAAGATTTATTTACCAACGGGGTAGTTAACCTGTTTATGGACCTCTTATTGTTAGTTGGGATTGTAGTTATATTATTTTCTCTCAGTCCTGCTTTGACATGTGCTGTTTTAATCATTTTACCGATTATGTTTTTGATTTCCACAAAGCTGAGAAGAAGAATTCGTCGGTCGTGGCAAGTTGTTCGTATGAAGCAGTCAGTATTAAATTCACATTTAAATGAGAGTATTCAAGGCATTCGCGTCACTCAATCATTTGCTCAAGAACAAGAAAATATGCTGTTTTTTGAGCGCATAAACAGTGAAAATTACGAGAGCTGGAGGCAAGCTACTCGAAAAAATGCCATGTTTCGACCGTTTGTAGAACTCACAAATGCTGTCGGAACGGCTATTTTAATTTGGTTCGGTGCTGTACTTATTCAAGATGAACGGCTAACAATTGGTATTTTTGTATCATTTGCTTTTTATCTTGGAATGTTTTGGGAACCGATTTCTCGTTTAGGGCAAGTGTATAATCAATTATTAATGGGAATGGCTTCATCCGAGCGTATTTTTGAATTTCTAGATGAAAAACCTCTCGTCGCAGATTTGGAAACCGCTACGTCTTTAGAGGATATGAAAGGAAAAGTTGAGTTCAAGCACGTCTCATTTTCCTATGATGGGAAGCGGAAAGCTTTAAACAACGTATCAATTGACATAAAAGAAGGCCAGACGGTTGCTTTAGTGGGGCATACTGGATCTGGAAAAACGTCCATTGCTAATTTAATCACACGTTTTTATGATGTAAACGAAGGGCAGATTTTAATTGATAATATGCCTATTCAAGATATTACGCTAGCGAGTTTACGAGCGCAAATTAGTATTGTGCTGCAAGAAACCTTTATTTTTTCAGGAACTATTATGGAAAACATTCGGTTTGGAAAACCGGATGCTACTGATGAGGAAGTGATTAAGGCCGCAGAAGCGGTAGGGGCTGCAGATTTTATAAAGCGTCTGAAAAAAGGCTATGATACGGAAGTAGAAGAGCGAGGAAACGTCTTATCCGTGGGAGAGCGTCAATTGATTTCATTTGCTCGAACGCTGTTGGCTAATCCTCGTATTATCATTTTAGATGAAGCGACAGCAAGCATCGATACAGAAACAGAAGTGAAGATTCAACAGGCGCTTAAAACGCTGTTAAAAAATAGAACGGCCATCATGATTGCTCATCGGTTATCTACTATACGAGAAGCAGATAAGATCATTGTATTAGATCATGGAAGCATTATTGAAACGGGGAATCACGGGGAACTAATGCAGCAAAAAGGCGTATATTATTACCTTGTTCAAACCCATGCTACAGCTTAAAAACAGAGGGAG contains the following coding sequences:
- a CDS encoding peroxiredoxin, whose amino-acid sequence is MPERMVGKQAPRFEMEAVLSNKEFGKVSLEENIKNDKWTVLFFYPMDFTFVCPTEITALSDRYDEFEDLDAEVIGVSTDTIHTHLAWINTDRKDNGLGDLKYPLAADTNHVVSREYGVLIEEEGVALRGLYIISPEGELQYSVVNHNNIGRDVDETLRVLQALQTGGLCPANWKPGQATLNA
- a CDS encoding redoxin domain-containing protein, coding for MKLRQPMPELTGATEWLNGEVTKEQLIGEKPTLIHFWSVSCHLCKEAMPQVNEFRDQYKDQLNVVAVHMPRSEDDLDLSKIKEVAAEHDITQPIFVDSEHKLTDAFENQYVPAYYVFDKTGQLRHFQAGGSGMKMLEKRVNRVLGENE
- the gnd gene encoding phosphogluconate dehydrogenase (NAD(+)-dependent, decarboxylating), yielding MKLGMIGLGKMGANLVLNLLDHNHSVVAFDVNNEAVQKVAEKGAEGASSIKELVSKLEKPRIAWVMVPAGELTEKVISELQELFEEGDMIIEGGNSKYKDSVRRAAASAEKGIHYFDVGTSGGMEGARNGACMMIGGDKEAFATIEPIFRDINVENGYLYSGAAGSGHFLKMVHNGIEYGMMQAIAEGFDVLEKSEFDYDYEAVARVWNNGSVIRSWLIELMERAFSKDAKLDSIKGVMHSSGEGKWTVESALDLQVPTPVIALSLMMRYRSLEDDTFTGKVVAALRNEFGGHAVEKQ
- a CDS encoding ABC transporter ATP-binding protein; this encodes METFKKLKDFYLPYRMYFFYSAICLLFVTSITVIYPIVLQYTIDHIVLGKQYQLVDNVAFIFIGLMIVKGIFTYIQQYYGDLFGIKSVYTLRNKLYRKLQYLPFSYYDNAKTGDLMSRLTADVEGFRFFLSFGFSELIRFVILLTASFFVMFYYSISLTLVTICLLPFLGVAVYRFDKRVHPAFRLIRQAFGELNTNVQENISGIQTVKSLSREKFQTSKFNESNGVYKNRNIETANVWATYFPLMEFIGNLSIVGLLAYGGALVMNGSVRPGELVAFFSLTSYLMWPIMNLGFVINMFSQSKASGERLLEILEEEEKVHEHAGSFSINGTVEFQHVSLSYPNEEKKSLENISFSASKGKVVGLIGATGAGKTSLTQLLTRFYEPTSGQILVNHRPIKEYPLPVLRKEIGFVLQETFLFSSSIGTNISYGVPGISREDIIDAAKRAQAHEFIMELPDGYDTMLGERGLGLSGGQKQRIAIARALILNPSILVLDDATSAVDMKTEREIQLALKEVMKNRTTFIIAHRLSSLRHADEILVLHEGQIKERGSHKTLIQKEGIYKNIYDIQYESNTSVMNV
- a CDS encoding ABC transporter ATP-binding protein; its protein translation is MEAGKNKVVRERFYYQTDQIIDKMFNWKQMARLFRYLHPYRKNLLPFSFLMVIITTVIRLAIPILIGVYTLDHAVKDKNSTLLMQLVFIIFSLYVLSYISNIFRIKWMNQLGQHVIYDLRKHLFTHIQGLSHRFFDTRSGGSILVRIMNDINSLQDLFTNGVVNLFMDLLLLVGIVVILFSLSPALTCAVLIILPIMFLISTKLRRRIRRSWQVVRMKQSVLNSHLNESIQGIRVTQSFAQEQENMLFFERINSENYESWRQATRKNAMFRPFVELTNAVGTAILIWFGAVLIQDERLTIGIFVSFAFYLGMFWEPISRLGQVYNQLLMGMASSERIFEFLDEKPLVADLETATSLEDMKGKVEFKHVSFSYDGKRKALNNVSIDIKEGQTVALVGHTGSGKTSIANLITRFYDVNEGQILIDNMPIQDITLASLRAQISIVLQETFIFSGTIMENIRFGKPDATDEEVIKAAEAVGAADFIKRLKKGYDTEVEERGNVLSVGERQLISFARTLLANPRIIILDEATASIDTETEVKIQQALKTLLKNRTAIMIAHRLSTIREADKIIVLDHGSIIETGNHGELMQQKGVYYYLVQTHATA